A genomic region of Anopheles coustani chromosome 3, idAnoCousDA_361_x.2, whole genome shotgun sequence contains the following coding sequences:
- the LOC131259765 gene encoding programmed cell death protein 2-like, giving the protein MAKQKSLILLGYDDEPIAVKDRLYLSHTTNKIGGHADWPAGAVEIQPCLFCGLQRPLILQIYAPLEDSQFHRTLYLFACLNAPCSTQSQSWTCIRIQSLEKSSPGGDGCETRSVKLPAKDATISWCSGADDWGDEEESAPTGKGDEYSTGTFMRVDTSNVGDSEQQLNEENGNVIQYEKVSDEDDESNSMEVEPIPGFEHLRVDETNANAGGDGRSSGAMGGELIDNLYTPKATAEIEGPEAEVVIVDEPNSPKRDLIALLKQPQLVPRNIEDLTLRGLYISVDEERTSVPVMSEHVRELLEEYRRNDEVKTSPDSPSENVASGGKGPTKTNHDLELYEKGIPMHGDLMFHSFMCKLQENPGQILRYSRNAVPLLISPIKDVTIPPQCQYCKSEMICEVQLLPTLIDKLRFEVNDERAPIDFGNVLVWTCMKSCWDTPDKMRQELVLVQTES; this is encoded by the exons ATGGCAAAGCAAAAATCCCTTATTCTACTAGGTTACGATGATGAACCGATTGCGGTGAAGGATAGACTGTACCTTTCGCACACGACGAACAAAATCGGTGGCCACGCG GATTGGCCTGCTGGTGCTGTGGAAATACAGCCGTGCCTATTCTGTGGTCTGCAAAGGCCCCTTATTCTGCAGATTTACGCTCCACTGGAGGATTCTCAGTTCCACCGCACGCTTTATCTTTTCGCTTGCTTAAACGCCCCGTGTTCGACGCAATCACAATCGTGGACTTGTATACGAATACAATCCCTCGAAAAGAGCTCTCCTGGAGGTGATGGTTGTGAGACGCGATCCGTAAAGCTACCGGCGAAGGATGCCACGATATCCTGGTGCAGTGGTGCAGATGACTGGGGAGACGAAGAGGAGAGTGCACCCACGGGCAAGGGAGATGAGTACAGCACGGGCACTTTTATGCGGGTCGATACGAGCAATGTTGGCGATTCCGAGCAACAACTGAACGAAGAGAACGGCAATGTGATCCAGTACGAGAAGGTGTCCGATGAAGACGACGAGAGTAATTCTATGGAGGTGGAACCGATTCCGGGGTTTGAACACTTGCGTGTTGACGAGACAAACGCCAATGCAGGAGGCGATGGACGATCGTCGGGAGCGATGGGTGGAGAGCTTATCGATAATTTGTACACACCCAAAGCAACTGCAGAGATTGAAGGTCCGGAGGCGGAAGTAGTGATTGTTGACGAGCCCAACTCACCGAAACGTGATTTGATAGCGCTGCTCAAGCAGCCACAACTTGTGCCACGAAATATCGAAGACTTAACGCTGCGAGGATTGTACATCAGTGTGGATGAAGAGCGTACGAGCGTACCGGTAATGTCCGAGCATGTACGGGAACTTCTCGAAGAATATCGGCGTAATGATGAAG TCAAAACGAGCCCAGATAGTCCCTCTGAAAACGTGGCATCAGGAGGTAAAGGACCAACCAAAACCAACCACGATCTAGAGCTATATGAGAAAGGCATTCCGATGCATGGTGATCTGATGTTTCACTCGTTCATGTGCAAGTTGCAGGAAAATCCAGGTCAAATCTTGCGTTACTCGCGCAACGCTGTGCCATTGCTGATATCTCCAATCAAGGATGTAACAATTCCGCCACAATGTCAGTATTGCAAGAGCGAGATGATCTGTGAAGTTCAACTGCTGCCAACGTTGATCGACAAACTGCGATTCGAGGTGAACGATGAAAGGGCACCGATCGATTTTGGCAATGTTCTGGTTTGGACCTGTATGAAAAGCTGCTGGGACACTCCGGATAAAATGCGCCAGGAGCTTGTACTAGTGCAAACGGAGTCTTAA